The DNA sequence TATAGTTAAGTGTAGTGGGTAATTAGGACGGGGCATTGTTGGGGAAGGACACTAATAATGTGAGGAAGTTTAGGGGTGGTTTAAGGTATTTTGGTACTTTCTAAATAACTTGTGAAGAACCCAATTCCCGCTCAAAGGAAATACCGACACTCCTGAGAGACGAATGGTCTCTCGGCCGCCGCAGCCCTACGGTGAAATAATCGGATGGACGACGTCGATCGTTTATTTGAATGCTTCAAATGCGGCATCTCTCCCCCTCGTAATCCCTCTTCTATTCCCTTTTATTCTAGTACCAATTACACTTCAACTATTCCAAACTTTTCTTTTCTCTTAGGAGAGTATATTGTTTCCTTCTCCAGAGGTCTAAACCGCTATTTTTATGCAAAAAAAAAAGTTTGACTGCTTTGAAATTTTCGTTGTCATAGTTCGTCAAaagtttttatattttcttttgcaaTAAATTGTAGTGAAATTTCTTCTTTTTTGATTTACAATTGCACGACTTAGCCAAAGGGTTGTGTTGGAACCGCATACGATCTGTCTTTACAATTATTTTTGGGACTAATTCTGGATTGTATGTCTGTTGTTGCTTGTTAAAATGGTTTACAAGACTTTGACTTTGATTATGCTCTATTTGCAAATGAGGCTTAAAAGCACGTAGAATAGCAATTTGAACTGCTTTAGTTCAgcagcaaaaataatgaaatcctCAAAGCTTAATTTTTTAAATATGTGCTGCTTAGTCTGGTTTCCTTGTGGTATTTAGGATATCTGAAAGTGGGATGCTACTATGCCTTTCCTTGCTATTTTGACCACATTTTAAGTGAATGCTAATTTTGATATTTCTCTATTTTGTGGTTGTCAATTTTTCTTATGCAAATTTTAGAATCAGCGATTAGTGAAAGGAAAAAGGGAAAGCTGACTGTGAAGCAAGATGATACACGGgaaaagtcatcaaccccttcggATATATTTTCGTCAAGATCAAAGGGAAAGAGCCTCCAAAATGCTACAGATGTTGAGCTCTGCCTACAGAATGTACATActgcttctttttttcttcttttttcttttctgaaCTTTCAAGGCTCCTTTTTCTTTCCCATTGATAATAAGCTTCAGTTTCTTATTTCACATAGTTTCCTTGAATTGTATTTTAGTTTTCAAGCACATTCTATGCCATATAACACGGTGGGGTGGAACTATTAACTGAAATTTTAAGATTCTTCTTGTAGTTGGGTTCATCAACAGCAAAGATACGAAGTGTTAAGAAGGGATGGCAGTTCTCTCCCCTTGTGTTTTATGGTTCTCCTCATGGAGTTCCTCCAAAAAGACCAGCTCGTCTATTGCGCCTCTTGAATGAAATCTGTGTAGATCTTAACGAGCAAAATAAATTAAGGTAATTGCAAATGATTCTTTTACCTCTTTTACCCATTAGTGATGGTAAGTGTTTTGCTaaaaagttttttattttattttataaattatattattccCTGTGTTTAACTAGACAAGATATATGGGCCACATTTCCAAGGCAAGATGAAGCGATGAAGTATGCCAAAGAGCAATCAAATGCTCGTGTTTTCAGTTATCAGGATCATGTGAATGGTCAAAGGAGATTCCTTGTTTCCACATATAAAGAGTTCTGGAGAAGGTAAGTTTTCAGCTGTATCTGCTTTAAAATATGGCAAAAGATTATACCTCCTCCATGTCCTAAAACTCATTTGTGTTTATAATTTTGATTAGGTACGAAACTATGAATCCTAAATTTCGGCACCACTATGAAGTAATTCAGGAGGTAATCTTTTGTAATTTATCACCACTGTGGAATGGCTTAGTGAAAAGTCATCCCCGAAACTTTTGAGCTTCCCTTGATTTTGTCACATGAGGAATTACAAGCACTTGTATATTCAAATATAACTTGGGACAACAGTATCTTAGattgtatgtgtgtgtgtatccGCGCGCGCGCgcgtgtgtgtgtgtattatCTGATCAATAAAGAAAGAACTGCTTCTGTTGTCAACTGTTATGTCCTACTTTCAGGGATTGCCATGCCACCTCTACTGccacttctattttttttatctGATCAATAAAAAAAGAATGCTGCTGTTGACTGTTGTCAACTGTTATGTCCTATTTTCAGGGATTGCCATGCCACCTCTACTTTGATCTGGAGTTCAACAAGAGAGAAAATGCAGATAAAAATGGAGATGAAATGGTGGACCTTCTGATACAGGTCATCTTTGATGCAGTCAAGGAAAATTACTGTCTTGAAGGAAATGATGACTGGGTTGTGGAGCTCGATTCCTCCAATGAAGGTAGAATGTTAGTGGACTGTTCTATCTAGTATTTCAGCTGCGTGCAGTATGTTGTCGATATGATATGTAGGTGGTGAACGATCAGCCGATGGACTCGCACTATTGCAAAGTACTTTTCTGACAATAGCCTAGTGCTTGGTGGGAAACATGTTTTTCCACTCATTTCAGTGGTAATAAGCTAGAATATCTGGCATGAAAGCCTGGTGaagttataaataattaattcaactcATTTTTATGCATGTGAAATTAGGATCCCACTTGGCAATATGGCAACGAGAACTTTTTTGACTAAGGTGGAACATCAGGATGGGTTGTGATGCACCTATATGTCACTGTAATATTTCTCGTCTTGCTTTCGCCTTACTCTGACTTGCTTTAATACCGGCATCACTATTTGGTGACAGATTAATACCTCTGAAGTGGGTTTAAGATGTTCATATTGAAGAATAACTGTCTTCAGCACACCTTACTTTGTGAAACTTTGGAACTCTTTCCTTGCTTATTTCCCAACTTGATATGATATCCACAGGAAAATGTTCTCTTTTTGTGGATCACATTTTCATTAGATCTCATACTGATTTTCTATATCCCAGGATCTTCTAGTTGATGCACAAACATATTACTAAAACAAATCTGCATTTAAAAGAGGAAGCAGTTTTAGACAAATCTGATTATTTTGTGGATGAAGTTACTTTGGTGGATCAAATGAGGCACACGATGTGGTTAGGAACTGCAGTAAATAGTAGCATATGGGAGAATTATCACAGGATCTGATGCAGAAAACTTCTTTGTTAACATATTAGTAATATGGTACTacgaattttctatgttatcataaTTGATATTGACGTAGCGCTTTGCTGGCAGAAAAATTTTCTCGTCATTTAATTATTCGATTTCCAAAGGCTGCTTTCAAGGACAACTTGCATGCAGGTGCATTTGTTACAGAGGTATTATACTCATCGGCTTCATCCTGCTTTGGCCCTGTTTAATTTCAATTTGTCATTGTGTGCAGGTCAAACTTTAGGTGCTCAACTTGGATCCCACTTTTTCTTTAATTAATTCTTATGTCTAACAGCATTTGCATTATTCATATCTTTTTCAAAAGAATACTACAAATTATTGGTCATTAAATTTTTTGTTATTCTCTTCTTGAATGCTGAATCAATTATCAGTTCTTGTGGCCTATTGTCAGATATGCTCAAGGATCAGTAGCTTAAGTGAAAGTGATGGAAGATTTAAAAAGCTTTTTGTCTCAAAGGATTCAAGTTCAATTGATAATCCATGTCAACTGTTTGTGGATAAAGCTGTCTACTCTAGAAATCGCTGCTTTCGCCTAGCCCTGTCATCTAAAGCAGGGAAGAGTTCGGTGCTTCTGCCAAGTGGACGTTTTAAATGTAAGGACATGGTATGTAACTCTTTACTCTGATGGTGTTCATTACTAGGTTGATTATGTTATTAGGTGGACAATTTGTCTTCTGCGTGAATGATTTAGTCAATTAACCAGGTGAGTGGTAACTTGTACTGTACGATTAATCTCAGATTTTAGCTACAAAAAAGATTTTTGGTATTAAATGATGTTGAGAAAAGATCTATAGCATTTAAACTTAAATGCAGGTAAAGTTAAACCACATAACTACTAGGATCATATTAGCATCTTATTTTGATATTGTGCTTCATGTACATGTCATTGCTCCACTTGCTTACTGCTTAGAAGCATTCCACTAACATTTTTCTACAGGTAATTTAACAAAAGTTATGAATCTAATTAGAAGCCGTATCATCGAAATCCTCTAAACAAGCTGATTT is a window from the Nicotiana tomentosiformis chromosome 10, ASM39032v3, whole genome shotgun sequence genome containing:
- the LOC104095205 gene encoding uncharacterized protein isoform X3; the encoded protein is MDDVDRLFECFKCGISPPQSAISERKKGKLTVKQDDTREKSSTPSDIFSSRSKGKSLQNATDVELCLQNLGSSTAKIRSVKKGWQFSPLVFYGSPHGVPPKRPARLLRLLNEICVDLNEQNKLRQDIWATFPRQDEAMKYAKEQSNARVFSYQDHVNGQRRFLVSTYKEFWRRYETMNPKFRHHYEVIQEGLPCHLYFDLEFNKRENADKNGDEMVDLLIQVIFDAVKENYCLEGNDDWVVELDSSNEVLVAYCQICSRISSLSESDGRFKKLFVSKDSSSIDNPCQLFVDKAVYSRNRCFRLALSSKAGKSSVLLPSGRFKCKDMTKEEVFMASLICKIDADCEKLLICKMDLDCVKALQFDTESTESFQLHSGVSLDFTSDPSRTYLMGKSPFPSLDMFVESVASIGNIPGKIRSWYWFSEYALMVYSMSRNRYCERIGRQHKSNHVIYVVDLRRAVYYQKCHDPDCRGYRSPLRPVPDNVIPHSSISVNLPGHNLDWEQPTVNSDESIFSSCKKEWWLEAIRVADSVENVQKTLDLTEQDRTCEEDEWWMAVERTAYQSEQSYLGKA
- the LOC104095205 gene encoding uncharacterized protein isoform X2, whose protein sequence is MDDVDRLFECFKCGISPPQSAISERKKGKLTVKQDDTREKSSTPSDIFSSRSKGKSLQNATDVELCLQNLGSSTAKIRSVKKGWQFSPLVFYGSPHGVPPKRPARLLRLLNEICVDLNEQNKLRQDIWATFPRQDEAMKYAKEQSNARVFSYQDHVNGQRRFLVSTYKEFWRRYETMNPKFRHHYEVIQEGLPCHLYFDLEFNKRENADKNGDEMVDLLIQVIFDAVKENYCLEGNDDWVVELDSSNEEKFSRHLIIRFPKAAFKDNLHAGAFVTEICSRISSLSESDGRFKKLFVSKDSSSIDNPCQLFVDKAVYSRNRCFRLALSSKAGKSSVLLPSGRFKCKDMTKEEVFMASLICKIDADCEKLLICKMDLDCVKALQFDTESTESFQLHSGVSLDFTSDPSRTYLMGKSPFPSLDMFVESVASIGNIPGKIRSWYWFSEYALMVYSMSRNRYCERIGRQHKSNHVIYVVDLRRAVYYQKCHDPDCRGYRSPLRPVPDNVIPHSSISVNLPGHNLDWEQPTVNSDESIFSSCKKEWWLEAIRVADSVENVQKTLDLTEDRTCEEDEWWMAVERTAYQSEQSYLGKA
- the LOC104095205 gene encoding uncharacterized protein isoform X1, with the translated sequence MDDVDRLFECFKCGISPPQSAISERKKGKLTVKQDDTREKSSTPSDIFSSRSKGKSLQNATDVELCLQNLGSSTAKIRSVKKGWQFSPLVFYGSPHGVPPKRPARLLRLLNEICVDLNEQNKLRQDIWATFPRQDEAMKYAKEQSNARVFSYQDHVNGQRRFLVSTYKEFWRRYETMNPKFRHHYEVIQEGLPCHLYFDLEFNKRENADKNGDEMVDLLIQVIFDAVKENYCLEGNDDWVVELDSSNEEKFSRHLIIRFPKAAFKDNLHAGAFVTEICSRISSLSESDGRFKKLFVSKDSSSIDNPCQLFVDKAVYSRNRCFRLALSSKAGKSSVLLPSGRFKCKDMTKEEVFMASLICKIDADCEKLLICKMDLDCVKALQFDTESTESFQLHSGVSLDFTSDPSRTYLMGKSPFPSLDMFVESVASIGNIPGKIRSWYWFSEYALMVYSMSRNRYCERIGRQHKSNHVIYVVDLRRAVYYQKCHDPDCRGYRSPLRPVPDNVIPHSSISVNLPGHNLDWEQPTVNSDESIFSSCKKEWWLEAIRVADSVENVQKTLDLTEQDRTCEEDEWWMAVERTAYQSEQSYLGKA